From Anas acuta chromosome 11, bAnaAcu1.1, whole genome shotgun sequence, the proteins below share one genomic window:
- the SLC25A20 gene encoding mitochondrial carnitine/acylcarnitine carrier protein: MAEQPQPISPVKNFFAGGFGGVCLVFVGHPLDTIKVRLQTQPKPQPGQPPLYSGTFDCFRKTLVGEGVRGLYRGMAAPIIGVTPMFAVCFFGFGLGKRLQQRKPDDVLTYPQLFAAGMLSGVFTTVIMAPGERIKCLLQIQAATGETKYTGSLDCAKQLYREAGIRGVYKGTVLTLMRDVPASGMYFMTYEWLKNILTPEGKSVSDLSAPRILFAGGLAGIFNWAVAIPPDVLKSRFQTAPPGKYPNGFRDVLRELIREEGVASLYKGFTAVMIRAFPANAACFLGFEVAMKFLNWIAPGL; the protein is encoded by the exons atggctGAGCAGCCGCAGCCCATCAGCCCCGTGAAGAATTTCTTCGCCGGCGGCTTCGGCGGCGTGTGCCTGGTGTTCGTGGGGCACCCGCTGGACACCATCAAG gtCAGGCTGCAGACCCAGCCCAAGCCGCAGCCCGGGCAGCCCCCGCTCTACTCTGGGACCTTCGACTGCTTCAGGAAGACTCTGGTTGGAGAG GGAGTCCGAGGCTTGTACAGAGGAATGGCAGCTCCAATTATCGGAGTGACCCCCATGTTTGCTGTGTGCTTCTTTGGATTTGGCTTGGGAAAAAGACTCCAGCAGAGAAAACCTGATGATGTTTTGAC ATATCCTCAGCTGTTTGCAGCTGGCATGCTGTCAGGAGTGTTCACGACTGTGATCATGGCTCCGGGAGAGAGAATCAAGTGCCTTTTAcag ATCCAGGCAGCTACAGGTGAAACTAAATACACTGGCTCTTTGGACTGTGCAAAACAGCTGTACCGCGAGGCTGGGATTCGCGGCGTGTACAAGGGGACAGTGCTCACCCTCATGAGAG ATGTTCCAGCCAGTGGAATGTACTTCATGACGTACGAATGGCTGAAGAACATTCTGACCCCTGAGGGAAAGAG TGTGAGTGACCTCAGTGCGCCGAGGATCCTCTTTGCTGGGGGCTTGGCTGGGATCTTCAACTGGGCAGTGGCCATTCCACCAGACGTGCTCAAGTCCCGTTTCCAGACCG ctcctccaggaaaATACCCAAATGGCTTTAGAGATGTACTGAGAGAGCTTATCAGAGAGGAGGGAGTTGCATCTCTCTATAAAGGCTTCACAGCTGTCATGATCAGGGCATTTCCTGCTAATGCG GCATGTTTCCTTGGTTTTGAAGTTGCTATGAAGTTCCTTAACTGGATTGCACCAGGTCTATGA